A region from the Variovorax paradoxus genome encodes:
- a CDS encoding M48 family metalloprotease, which translates to MPRLTPSATQKTSVAPALRSLCAAVLIACQLVLPVPARAQLQVLPGLGDGGEMTASAERQLGDQIARELYRDTDYIDDPVVAAYVQDIWQRLLAAARQRGELTPELDERFAWTILLGRDRNINAFALPGGYLGLNMGLIATVGSRDELATVLGHELSHVTQRHISRIMNKQGKQMPLMLAGLILGMIAASKSRNGDAGQAVMMGSQALFMQNQLSFSRDMEREADRVGFGVMTQAGFAPQGAAAMFEKLQYASRLNDNGSYPYLRSHPLTSERISDMQGRFQFRIDAAPALPLAMDHAMIAARARVLTRPGVDVLRLWVDAASTGEFAKSSAAQQAGTLYAAALSARELRDFRAARALAERLAARTADDPSAARLARWLHAEIELAGGGSSKAAGLLDAKSKERPEMLLAADAAVATRQPAPMVPVLRDWVATHPRDATAWRALANLYGAQNDSVRAVRADAEANVAILDYPAARDRFKAAQELMRRPGAPVDHYEASIIDTRARAVEVLVKQQAEEPPLK; encoded by the coding sequence ATGCCGCGCTTGACTCCTTCTGCCACCCAAAAGACTTCCGTCGCGCCCGCCTTGCGGTCGCTCTGCGCTGCCGTTTTAATAGCTTGCCAGCTGGTGCTGCCGGTACCGGCCCGCGCGCAGCTGCAGGTGCTGCCGGGCCTGGGCGACGGCGGCGAAATGACGGCCAGTGCCGAGCGCCAGCTGGGCGACCAGATTGCGCGCGAGCTCTACCGCGACACCGACTATATCGACGACCCGGTGGTCGCCGCCTACGTGCAGGACATCTGGCAGCGCCTGCTGGCGGCCGCTCGCCAGCGCGGCGAGCTCACGCCCGAACTCGACGAGCGCTTTGCCTGGACCATCCTGCTGGGACGCGACCGCAACATCAATGCCTTTGCGCTGCCGGGCGGCTACCTGGGCCTGAACATGGGCCTGATTGCCACGGTGGGCAGCCGCGACGAGCTGGCGACGGTGCTCGGGCATGAGCTGTCGCACGTCACGCAGCGCCACATCTCGCGCATCATGAACAAGCAGGGCAAGCAGATGCCGCTGATGCTGGCCGGCCTCATCCTCGGCATGATCGCGGCCAGCAAGAGCCGCAACGGCGACGCGGGCCAGGCCGTGATGATGGGCAGCCAAGCGCTCTTCATGCAGAACCAGCTGAGTTTCTCGCGCGACATGGAGCGCGAGGCCGATCGCGTCGGCTTCGGCGTGATGACGCAGGCAGGCTTTGCGCCGCAGGGCGCGGCCGCGATGTTCGAGAAGCTGCAGTACGCCTCGCGCCTCAACGACAACGGCTCCTATCCTTACCTGCGCAGCCATCCGCTCACGTCGGAGCGCATCTCGGACATGCAGGGGCGCTTCCAGTTCCGCATCGACGCGGCCCCGGCCCTGCCGCTGGCCATGGACCACGCCATGATCGCCGCGCGCGCCCGCGTGCTCACGCGGCCGGGTGTCGACGTGCTGCGGCTCTGGGTCGATGCGGCCTCGACCGGTGAGTTCGCCAAGAGCAGCGCCGCCCAGCAGGCCGGCACGCTCTACGCGGCCGCGCTGTCGGCCAGGGAGCTGCGGGACTTCCGCGCCGCGCGCGCGCTGGCCGAGCGGCTGGCGGCGCGCACCGCCGACGACCCCTCGGCCGCCAGGCTGGCGCGCTGGCTCCATGCCGAGATCGAGCTTGCCGGCGGAGGCTCCTCCAAGGCCGCCGGCCTGCTCGACGCCAAGTCGAAGGAGCGGCCCGAGATGCTGCTCGCGGCCGATGCCGCCGTGGCCACGCGCCAGCCCGCGCCCATGGTGCCGGTGCTGCGCGACTGGGTGGCAACCCATCCGCGCGACGCCACGGCCTGGCGAGCCCTGGCCAACCTGTATGGCGCGCAGAACGATTCGGTGCGCGCGGTGCGCGCCGACGCGGAGGCCAACGTGGCCATCCTCGACTACCCGGCGGCGCGCGACCGCTTCAAGGCCGCGCAGGAGCTGATGCGCAGGCCCGGCGCGCCCGTCGACCACTACGAGGCGTCGATCATCGACACCCGCGCGCGGGCCGTGGAAGTCCTGGTGAAGCAGCAGGCCGAGGAGCCGCCGCTGAAGTGA
- a CDS encoding DUF3717 domain-containing protein — MAAIHITDIEAAINHWREKSPSPDGITLAPELRALAEVYALMVFHHEDEVDEFGFPEKAWAAWLDWYHSTPDTPCIAICSTSQGDDQCKGCGRSFDEVQHWPAMSPAEKRVTWRRITMEDSAWRFNKYAERAREAEPPQWPEDPAEPLGPDDAP, encoded by the coding sequence ATGGCCGCCATTCACATCACCGACATCGAGGCCGCCATCAACCATTGGCGGGAGAAAAGCCCCTCGCCCGACGGCATCACGCTGGCGCCCGAACTGCGCGCGCTGGCCGAGGTCTACGCGCTCATGGTGTTCCACCATGAAGACGAGGTCGACGAGTTCGGCTTCCCCGAAAAGGCCTGGGCCGCCTGGCTCGACTGGTACCACAGCACGCCCGACACCCCCTGCATCGCCATCTGCTCCACCAGCCAGGGCGACGACCAGTGCAAGGGGTGCGGCCGCAGCTTCGACGAGGTGCAGCACTGGCCCGCCATGTCGCCGGCCGAAAAGCGCGTGACCTGGCGCCGCATCACCATGGAAGATTCGGCCTGGCGCTTCAACAAGTACGCGGAGCGTGCGCGCGAGGCCGAGCCGCCGCAGTGGCCCGAAGACCCCGCCGAGCCCCTCGGCCCCGACGACGCCCCCTGA
- a CDS encoding putative signal transducing protein yields the protein MRRFAQAPNLAIAALWVHALREEGVEATVQREYLGAVMGQLPPDQCLPEIWIDDETQFERAQQVLHAAQHRPQRNWQCICGERIEGGFEQCWHCGAMMPMV from the coding sequence ATGCGTCGCTTTGCCCAGGCACCGAACCTCGCCATCGCGGCCCTGTGGGTGCACGCGCTGCGCGAGGAGGGCGTCGAGGCCACGGTGCAGCGCGAGTATCTCGGCGCCGTCATGGGCCAGCTGCCGCCCGACCAGTGCCTGCCCGAAATCTGGATCGACGACGAAACGCAGTTCGAGCGCGCGCAGCAGGTGCTGCATGCGGCGCAGCACCGGCCGCAGCGCAACTGGCAGTGCATCTGCGGCGAGCGGATCGAAGGCGGCTTCGAGCAGTGCTGGCACTGCGGCGCGATGATGCCGATGGTGTAG
- a CDS encoding TerC family protein → MEQFMTPEFWVAVGQIIMIDILLGGDNAVVIALACRKLPPAQRTKGILWGTAGAIVLRVILIFFALTLLAIPFLKLVGAALLVWIGIKLLAPDHDDAHGNIQSSDKLWGAVKTVIVADLVMSVDNVIAIAGAAQGAGQAHQMPLVIFGLLVSIPIIVWGSQLVIKLMDRFPVIITLGGMLLGWIAGTMAVSDPALSNTAAWTWVPKLPQTDAIRYGAGIAGALLVLAVGKWVAVRQARQKPAEPATSSS, encoded by the coding sequence ATGGAACAGTTCATGACCCCGGAATTCTGGGTCGCGGTCGGTCAGATCATCATGATCGACATCCTGCTCGGCGGCGACAACGCCGTCGTCATTGCCCTGGCGTGCCGCAAGCTGCCGCCCGCGCAGCGCACCAAGGGCATCCTTTGGGGCACGGCCGGCGCCATCGTGCTGCGGGTGATATTGATCTTCTTCGCGCTCACGCTGCTGGCCATTCCGTTCCTGAAACTGGTCGGCGCCGCACTGCTGGTGTGGATCGGCATCAAGCTCTTGGCACCCGACCATGACGACGCACACGGCAACATCCAGAGCAGCGACAAGCTGTGGGGCGCGGTCAAGACCGTGATCGTGGCCGACCTGGTGATGAGCGTGGACAACGTGATTGCCATTGCCGGTGCCGCGCAGGGCGCCGGCCAGGCGCACCAGATGCCGCTGGTGATCTTCGGCCTCCTGGTGAGCATTCCGATCATCGTCTGGGGCAGCCAGCTGGTCATCAAGCTGATGGACCGCTTCCCGGTCATCATCACGCTCGGCGGCATGCTGCTGGGCTGGATTGCCGGCACCATGGCGGTGTCCGACCCGGCGCTGTCGAACACCGCAGCGTGGACCTGGGTGCCCAAGCTGCCGCAGACCGACGCCATCCGTTATGGCGCGGGCATTGCCGGTGCGCTGCTGGTGCTGGCCGTCGGCAAGTGGGTGGCCGTGCGCCAGGCACGCCAGAAGCCGGCCGAGCCCGCAACCTCGTCGAGCTGA
- the moaC gene encoding cyclic pyranopterin monophosphate synthase MoaC, with the protein MSSLTHFDAQGQAHMVDVAAKPATHRVAVATGRIEMQPATLALIESGTAKKGDVLGIARIAGIQAAKKTSDLIPLCHPLALTRVALAFALAEKGNAPQVVCTATVETVGPTGVEMEALTAVQVALLTIYDMCKAVDRGMRITDVHVLEKHGGKSGSYLAAPQG; encoded by the coding sequence ATGAGTTCCCTCACCCATTTCGACGCCCAGGGCCAGGCCCACATGGTCGACGTGGCGGCCAAGCCCGCCACCCATCGCGTGGCCGTGGCCACGGGCCGCATCGAGATGCAGCCCGCCACACTGGCGCTGATCGAATCGGGCACCGCCAAGAAGGGCGACGTGCTCGGCATCGCCCGCATCGCGGGCATCCAGGCGGCCAAGAAAACCAGCGACCTGATCCCGCTGTGCCACCCGCTGGCGCTCACGCGCGTGGCGCTGGCGTTTGCGCTGGCCGAGAAGGGCAATGCGCCGCAGGTGGTGTGCACCGCCACGGTCGAGACCGTGGGGCCGACGGGTGTCGAGATGGAAGCGCTGACCGCCGTGCAGGTGGCGCTGCTCACCATCTACGACATGTGCAAGGCGGTGGACCGCGGCATGCGGATCACCGATGTGCACGTGCTGGAAAAGCATGGCGGCAAGTCGGGCAGCTACCTGGCAGCCCCTCAAGGCTAG
- a CDS encoding type IV pilin protein, whose product MKKQASSLRRAAQALRGSSGFTLIEVMIVVAIIAILASIAVPSYNDYVRRGQLPEAFNRLSDYRSKMEQYYQDNRNYGTAANKCASDPTAASWNTFTASDHFSFSCVASGATFQSYTITATGSGGPVTGHVYTINEAGLRKTTKFKNATVDQNCWLTKSATC is encoded by the coding sequence TTGAAGAAACAAGCAAGCTCTCTGCGTCGCGCCGCCCAGGCACTGCGTGGTTCGTCCGGCTTCACGCTGATCGAAGTGATGATCGTTGTGGCGATCATCGCCATTCTGGCCTCGATCGCAGTGCCGTCGTACAACGACTATGTACGCCGCGGCCAACTGCCGGAAGCCTTCAATCGCCTGTCCGACTACCGCTCAAAGATGGAGCAGTACTACCAGGACAACCGGAACTATGGAACCGCCGCCAACAAGTGTGCCTCCGATCCAACCGCCGCCAGTTGGAACACTTTTACGGCTTCCGACCACTTTTCGTTCAGTTGCGTGGCAAGCGGCGCCACTTTCCAAAGCTACACCATCACCGCGACCGGCTCCGGCGGCCCCGTGACAGGGCATGTGTACACGATCAATGAAGCCGGCTTGCGCAAGACGACAAAGTTCAAGAACGCAACCGTAGACCAGAACTGCTGGCTCACCAAGAGCGCCACGTGCTGA
- a CDS encoding NAD(P)-dependent oxidoreductase yields MAAAFPLVLLTNSIDPQQAELLGRHADVRVASASDPDTLRREARKASFVVVRAPLPAALFDEALLLRAVVRHGAGLDMIPVDVASRAGVAVANVPGANAGSVAEYVLAQMLALARRLPQVDVALRAEGWNTAREVADSGADLAGETVTVVGMGAIGQALARICGAGFGMQVIGVRRHPPAGELPPYLRYLPLADALPQTDYLVLACPLTPETRGLIGADALSRIKPGARLVNVARGPVVVEAALVDALRRGRLSGAALDVFDTQPLPADSPLRSLPQVLLSPHLAGITPESMRRMSEGAVAQVLEMLQGKLPRHFVNPEAQEAILARWSILQAA; encoded by the coding sequence GTGGCCGCTGCCTTTCCTCTCGTCCTTCTCACCAACTCGATCGACCCGCAGCAGGCTGAATTGCTGGGCCGTCATGCGGACGTACGCGTGGCCAGCGCCAGCGACCCCGACACGCTGCGTCGAGAAGCGCGCAAAGCCAGCTTCGTCGTCGTCCGTGCGCCCCTGCCGGCGGCGCTGTTCGACGAGGCACTGCTGCTGCGCGCCGTGGTGCGGCACGGCGCCGGGCTGGACATGATTCCGGTCGATGTCGCCAGCCGCGCCGGGGTCGCTGTGGCCAACGTGCCTGGTGCCAATGCCGGCAGCGTCGCCGAGTACGTGCTCGCCCAGATGCTGGCGCTCGCGCGCCGGTTGCCGCAGGTTGACGTCGCGTTGCGCGCCGAAGGCTGGAACACGGCCCGCGAGGTCGCCGACAGCGGTGCCGATCTTGCTGGGGAGACCGTGACGGTGGTTGGCATGGGTGCCATCGGCCAGGCGCTCGCGCGCATCTGCGGCGCCGGTTTCGGCATGCAGGTGATCGGCGTGCGCCGCCATCCGCCGGCCGGCGAACTCCCACCGTATTTGCGCTACCTGCCTCTGGCCGATGCGCTGCCGCAGACCGATTACCTGGTGCTCGCCTGTCCGCTGACGCCGGAGACGCGCGGTCTGATCGGTGCCGACGCGCTGTCCCGCATCAAGCCTGGCGCGCGCCTGGTCAACGTGGCGCGCGGCCCTGTCGTCGTCGAGGCCGCGTTGGTCGATGCGCTACGCAGAGGCCGGCTGAGCGGTGCGGCGCTAGACGTGTTCGACACGCAGCCGCTGCCCGCCGATTCACCTTTGCGCAGCCTGCCCCAGGTGCTGCTCTCGCCGCACCTGGCCGGCATCACCCCGGAAAGCATGCGGCGCATGAGCGAAGGCGCCGTTGCCCAGGTGCTGGAGATGCTGCAAGGAAAGCTGCCTCGCCATTTCGTCAACCCCGAAGCGCAAGAAGCCATCCTCGCGCGCTGGTCAATCCTGCAAGCCGCATGA
- a CDS encoding mandelate racemase/muconate lactonizing enzyme family protein — protein sequence MTMSTKIESVTAFPLTYEFPKGRTVPMGIGNAQKRDVIVVRVTTADGLVGYGESHPGRSPGAVASLIDNTLGPLIKGMDACDVVGVWARVHRMQLASHGLGAASAIALSGIDLALWDIRGKFANMPLYQLLGGTRRRIKAYAGGVAMGYQPPAALAEEAQGHVARGYKAVKLRVGDTVARDIERIRTVRKALGDDIEILVDANTAYTLADVRRVLPALEELRVGWLEEPFACDDFASYRAAAQISHRVPLAAGENHYTRYEFARMLEERAVQIFQPDLSKTGGITETLRIAAAASAWRIPVNPHSSAGGINMAATVQLLAAIDNGGYFEACVSQLNPLRDMFGAPFEIGADGCVEPIDRPGIGLEIDESVFKQFPLIDGLGFS from the coding sequence ATGACAATGAGCACGAAGATCGAGAGCGTCACCGCTTTCCCGCTGACGTATGAATTCCCCAAGGGCCGTACCGTGCCGATGGGCATCGGCAACGCACAGAAGCGCGACGTGATCGTGGTGCGCGTGACCACTGCCGACGGCCTGGTCGGCTACGGCGAATCGCACCCGGGCCGCAGCCCGGGCGCGGTCGCGAGCCTGATCGACAACACGCTCGGCCCACTGATCAAGGGCATGGATGCATGCGACGTCGTCGGCGTCTGGGCGCGCGTTCATCGCATGCAGCTCGCAAGTCACGGGCTGGGTGCTGCTTCGGCCATCGCTTTGAGCGGCATCGATCTTGCGCTGTGGGACATCCGCGGCAAGTTCGCGAACATGCCGCTGTACCAGCTGCTGGGTGGCACCCGGCGGCGCATCAAGGCCTATGCCGGCGGTGTGGCGATGGGCTACCAGCCGCCCGCCGCGCTGGCCGAAGAAGCGCAAGGCCACGTGGCGCGCGGCTACAAGGCGGTGAAGCTGCGCGTCGGCGACACCGTGGCGCGCGACATCGAACGCATCCGCACCGTGCGCAAGGCGCTGGGCGACGACATCGAGATCCTGGTGGATGCCAACACCGCCTACACGCTGGCCGACGTGCGCCGCGTGCTGCCGGCGCTCGAAGAGCTTCGGGTCGGCTGGCTTGAGGAGCCCTTTGCATGCGACGACTTCGCGTCGTACCGCGCCGCGGCGCAGATCAGCCATCGCGTGCCGCTCGCAGCCGGCGAGAACCACTACACGCGCTACGAATTCGCCCGGATGCTCGAAGAACGCGCCGTGCAGATCTTCCAGCCAGACCTGTCGAAAACCGGCGGCATCACCGAGACACTGCGCATCGCCGCCGCCGCATCGGCCTGGCGCATTCCGGTCAACCCGCACAGCTCGGCCGGCGGCATCAACATGGCCGCGACCGTGCAACTGCTGGCCGCCATCGACAACGGCGGGTACTTCGAGGCGTGCGTTTCCCAGCTCAACCCGCTGCGGGACATGTTCGGCGCGCCGTTCGAGATCGGCGCCGACGGCTGCGTCGAACCCATCGACCGGCCCGGCATCGGCCTGGAGATCGACGAGTCGGTCTTCAAGCAGTTCCCGCTGATCGACGGCCTCGGTTTTTCCTGA
- a CDS encoding PglL family O-oligosaccharyltransferase, with product MTSHAAPAEAAALSPKAVGAVRAGLVAFPFLCPLVAGPSVQAWQLLATWVCLAAMLLAMPPAVPARGIWAWLGAGAAAVVLFSSPHATAASWLPAVVVVATMAAAACVGAGMARGGPATSGVLATGVLAAGLVSAVLGLLQYYGLAEPLVPWTTTPALGQAYGNLRQRNQFATLISMALVAALWIYAAQPSARIRRWLVAAALLLLVAAAASTSRTGLLQLLSIVGVAALIARRERRGVSSSSERAGMPFSLPPPLVLLAMIPVYFAIAWLLPQLAAGEVEGMMQRLQEGAPGDHTRMILWRNVLSLIAAHPLAGWGWGELGFAHYSTLYDGPRFPEILDNAHNLPLHLAVEMGIPVSVLVCGGFAWMVLAARPWRERDPVRLMAWGMLGAIALHSLLEYPLWYGPFQLVFGLCLGILWPARPAGKAAVLPQRFTARWLEPPVLSSVAAVVLMGVVGYATWDYIRISQIYLPRDERLPAYEDGTLAKARNSWLFARQVDFAELTLTAVTPANAAEMHSLAERTLHFSPEPRVIVKLIESAELMGRGDEARSQAERFRIAFPAEYERWLKGLPVDGQAP from the coding sequence ATGACTTCCCACGCAGCGCCCGCCGAGGCCGCCGCTCTCTCTCCCAAAGCCGTCGGCGCCGTGCGTGCCGGGCTGGTCGCGTTTCCGTTTCTGTGCCCGCTGGTGGCCGGTCCTTCGGTCCAGGCGTGGCAGTTGCTGGCCACCTGGGTCTGCCTGGCGGCGATGCTTCTGGCCATGCCTCCCGCCGTGCCGGCGCGCGGCATCTGGGCCTGGCTCGGCGCCGGGGCGGCGGCAGTCGTGCTTTTCTCCTCCCCGCACGCCACGGCCGCTTCATGGCTGCCCGCCGTGGTCGTGGTGGCCACCATGGCGGCTGCGGCCTGCGTAGGCGCGGGCATGGCGCGCGGCGGGCCGGCCACCTCCGGCGTGCTGGCGACAGGCGTACTCGCCGCCGGGCTTGTCAGCGCGGTGCTCGGCCTGCTCCAGTACTACGGTCTGGCCGAGCCGCTGGTGCCCTGGACCACCACACCCGCGCTGGGCCAGGCCTACGGCAACCTGCGCCAGCGCAACCAGTTCGCCACGCTGATCAGCATGGCGCTGGTGGCTGCCCTCTGGATCTATGCTGCGCAGCCATCGGCGCGCATACGGCGCTGGCTGGTGGCGGCGGCATTGCTGCTGCTGGTGGCCGCGGCGGCGTCCACCTCGCGCACCGGGCTGCTTCAGCTGCTGTCGATCGTGGGCGTTGCCGCCTTGATCGCGCGGCGGGAGCGCCGCGGCGTGTCTTCTTCTTCAGAGCGCGCCGGCATGCCCTTCAGCCTGCCGCCGCCGCTGGTGCTGCTGGCGATGATCCCGGTCTATTTCGCCATCGCCTGGCTGCTGCCGCAGCTGGCGGCGGGCGAGGTCGAGGGCATGATGCAGCGGCTGCAGGAGGGCGCGCCGGGCGACCACACGCGGATGATCCTCTGGCGCAACGTGCTCTCGCTGATTGCCGCGCATCCGCTCGCGGGGTGGGGCTGGGGCGAGCTGGGCTTTGCGCACTACAGCACGCTGTACGACGGGCCGCGCTTCCCCGAGATCCTGGACAACGCGCACAACCTGCCGCTGCACCTGGCGGTGGAAATGGGCATTCCGGTGTCGGTGCTGGTCTGCGGCGGCTTCGCCTGGATGGTGCTGGCGGCCAGGCCCTGGCGCGAGCGCGATCCGGTGCGGCTGATGGCATGGGGCATGCTGGGCGCGATCGCGCTGCACAGCCTGCTCGAATATCCGCTCTGGTACGGGCCGTTCCAGCTGGTGTTCGGGCTCTGCCTGGGCATCCTGTGGCCGGCGCGGCCTGCCGGAAAGGCTGCAGTGCTGCCGCAACGCTTCACGGCCCGCTGGCTCGAGCCGCCGGTCTTGTCTTCCGTTGCGGCCGTGGTGCTGATGGGCGTGGTCGGCTATGCCACCTGGGACTACATCCGCATCAGCCAGATCTACCTGCCGCGCGACGAGCGCCTGCCGGCCTATGAAGACGGCACGCTCGCCAAGGCCCGGAATTCTTGGCTCTTCGCAAGGCAGGTCGACTTTGCCGAACTGACGCTCACGGCCGTCACGCCGGCCAACGCCGCCGAAATGCATTCGCTGGCCGAACGCACGCTGCATTTTTCGCCCGAGCCGCGCGTGATCGTCAAGCTGATCGAAAGCGCCGAGCTGATGGGGCGGGGCGACGAGGCGCGCAGCCAGGCGGAGCGCTTTCGCATCGCCTTTCCGGCGGAATACGAGCGCTGGCTGAAGGGGCTGCCCGTCGACGGGCAGGCGCCCTAG
- a CDS encoding phage holin family protein has translation MRIIIKWLLSAVALLAVAYLYPGVQVASFGSALIAAAVIGLLNMIVRPVLVVLTLPVTIVTLGLFLFVINALLFWAASGLLSGFQVSGFVAALIGSLIYSLLGLVIEAALGGLLSKR, from the coding sequence ATGCGCATCATCATCAAATGGCTGCTCAGCGCTGTCGCGCTGCTCGCGGTGGCTTATCTCTATCCCGGTGTCCAGGTTGCGAGCTTCGGCTCCGCGCTGATTGCCGCGGCCGTCATCGGCCTGCTCAACATGATCGTGCGGCCGGTGCTGGTGGTGCTGACGCTGCCGGTCACCATCGTCACGCTCGGGCTGTTCCTGTTCGTGATCAACGCGCTGCTGTTCTGGGCCGCATCGGGGCTGCTCTCGGGCTTTCAGGTGAGCGGCTTCGTGGCGGCGCTGATCGGCTCGCTGATCTATTCGCTGCTGGGCCTGGTCATCGAAGCCGCACTGGGCGGGCTGCTCTCGAAGCGCTGA
- a CDS encoding FadR/GntR family transcriptional regulator encodes MPTESSQLLGRILPFIRERGYTAGERIPSERELAERFGVSRGLLRETLSTLETLRVVERRPQSGIYLRDVAREASLDMLVIESDLGMPVSPADVKDLNEFRSMLEVQSVRLACSRRTDADLAQIDEVLATSRARLAAGQSLSAEDARFHIALCAASGNKLIQRAANSFWLASRARRERYFDDPANARRSLAQHTALRDAVAAGDTTRAMDILGDHLGNVERFWMAQVGPDAGGAATSPGIAPR; translated from the coding sequence GTGCCGACCGAAAGCTCGCAATTGCTCGGGCGCATCCTTCCGTTCATTCGGGAGCGCGGCTACACGGCTGGGGAACGTATTCCTTCAGAGCGCGAACTGGCGGAGCGTTTTGGCGTCAGCCGCGGCCTGCTGCGGGAAACGCTGTCTACATTGGAAACCTTGCGCGTGGTCGAGCGCCGTCCGCAGTCCGGCATCTACCTGCGCGACGTGGCGCGCGAGGCATCGCTGGACATGCTGGTCATCGAGTCCGACCTTGGCATGCCCGTTTCACCCGCCGACGTCAAAGACCTCAATGAATTCCGCTCGATGCTCGAAGTGCAGTCGGTGCGCCTGGCCTGCAGCCGCCGCACCGATGCCGATCTGGCGCAGATCGACGAGGTGCTCGCGACGTCCCGCGCGCGCCTTGCGGCCGGCCAGTCGCTGAGCGCGGAAGACGCCCGCTTTCACATCGCGCTCTGCGCGGCCAGCGGCAACAAGCTCATCCAGCGTGCGGCGAATTCGTTCTGGCTCGCATCTCGCGCGCGTCGCGAGCGCTACTTCGACGATCCGGCCAACGCCAGGCGCTCATTGGCGCAGCACACCGCGTTGCGCGACGCCGTCGCGGCCGGCGACACGACGCGTGCCATGGACATCCTGGGCGACCACCTCGGCAACGTCGAGCGCTTCTGGATGGCGCAGGTCGGTCCGGACGCCGGCGGCGCAGCCACTTCGCCTGGCATCGCGCCGCGCTGA
- a CDS encoding mandelate racemase/muconate lactonizing enzyme family protein has protein sequence MKIASIRARWLHVPIPYEKQHVSDFGRVASFDSVLVRIETECGLIGWGEAKEEVGSEGNSHGLVAIINQKFGPSLIGEDPRDINRLWELMYNGSRGHYALAHGHVFPIMGRRGVSISAISGIDMALWDLLGKHLNAPVWRLLGGRKAERMPAYASGGWADAEHIGEQLLGYVARGGFKAVKMRVGVIDGDPIHSARRVIAARKALGPDIGLACDAHGTYTVAEAKRFCRLVEDCNLLWFEEPVTGDDKRGMAEVRAATAIPIAAGESEFNRFDFRDLAELRAADVFQPDLAICGGISEAMRIGAIAAAWNIKLAPHLWTGALAFAAGMHVAAASPAGWLLEYSVGANPLLQELAEEQFTVEDGTVEIPDRPGLGITVRQDFVERHAIA, from the coding sequence ATGAAAATCGCAAGCATTCGAGCCCGCTGGCTCCACGTTCCCATTCCCTACGAGAAGCAGCATGTGTCCGACTTCGGCCGCGTCGCTTCCTTCGATTCCGTGCTGGTCCGCATCGAGACCGAATGCGGACTGATCGGCTGGGGCGAAGCCAAGGAAGAAGTCGGCAGCGAGGGCAACAGCCACGGCCTCGTGGCCATCATCAACCAGAAGTTCGGTCCCAGTCTCATCGGCGAAGACCCGCGCGACATCAACCGGCTGTGGGAGCTCATGTACAACGGCTCGCGCGGTCACTACGCGCTGGCGCACGGCCATGTGTTCCCGATCATGGGACGTCGCGGCGTCTCGATATCGGCCATCAGCGGCATCGACATGGCGCTGTGGGACCTGCTCGGTAAACACCTCAATGCGCCGGTGTGGCGCCTGCTCGGCGGCCGCAAGGCCGAGCGCATGCCGGCCTACGCCTCGGGCGGCTGGGCCGATGCAGAACACATCGGCGAACAGCTGCTCGGCTACGTGGCGCGCGGCGGCTTCAAGGCGGTGAAGATGCGCGTCGGCGTAATCGATGGCGATCCGATCCACTCCGCACGGCGCGTGATCGCGGCACGCAAGGCGCTCGGGCCGGACATCGGCCTGGCCTGCGACGCCCACGGCACCTACACCGTCGCCGAAGCCAAGCGCTTCTGCCGGCTGGTCGAGGACTGCAACCTGCTGTGGTTCGAGGAACCGGTCACCGGTGACGACAAGCGCGGCATGGCCGAAGTGCGTGCCGCCACTGCGATTCCCATCGCAGCTGGCGAGAGCGAATTCAACCGCTTCGACTTCCGCGACCTGGCCGAGCTGCGCGCGGCCGATGTGTTCCAGCCCGATCTCGCCATCTGCGGCGGCATTTCCGAAGCCATGCGCATAGGCGCCATCGCCGCGGCCTGGAACATCAAGCTGGCCCCGCACCTCTGGACGGGCGCCCTTGCCTTCGCAGCCGGCATGCACGTCGCTGCCGCATCGCCCGCGGGCTGGCTGCTCGAGTACTCGGTCGGCGCGAATCCGCTGCTGCAGGAATTGGCCGAGGAGCAGTTCACCGTGGAGGACGGCACGGTCGAGATTCCCGATCGGCCGGGCCTGGGCATCACGGTCCGGCAAGACTTCGTCGAACGCCATGCGATCGCGTGA